A section of the Anabaena cylindrica PCC 7122 genome encodes:
- a CDS encoding methyltransferase domain-containing protein translates to MSTTLYQQIQQFYDASSGLWEQIWGEHMHHGYYGPDGNQRKDRRLAQIDLIEELLKWSGVKGAENILDVGCGIGGSSLYLADKFNAKSTGITLSPVQAARATARAREANLSQRSQFLVANAQEMPFADDSFDLVWSLESGEHMPDKTKFLQECYRVLKPGGTLIMVTWCHRPIDRKPLNADEQKHLDDIYRVYCLPYVLSLPEYEAIARQLPLNNIRTADWSTAVAPFWNMVIDSAFTPQAVFGLLVSGWSTIQGALSLGLMRRGYERGLIRFGLLCGHK, encoded by the coding sequence ATGAGTACAACACTTTATCAGCAAATTCAACAATTTTACGATGCTTCCTCTGGTTTGTGGGAACAAATCTGGGGAGAACATATGCATCATGGTTACTATGGTCCCGACGGGAACCAGAGGAAAGACCGCCGTTTAGCCCAAATTGATTTAATCGAAGAATTGCTGAAATGGTCAGGGGTTAAGGGTGCGGAAAATATCCTGGATGTTGGTTGTGGGATTGGTGGCAGTTCTTTATACTTAGCTGACAAGTTTAATGCTAAGTCAACAGGGATTACACTGAGTCCTGTACAAGCGGCTAGAGCGACGGCTAGAGCGAGGGAGGCTAATTTGAGCCAGAGAAGTCAGTTCCTTGTGGCCAATGCTCAAGAAATGCCTTTTGCTGATGATTCTTTTGATTTGGTGTGGTCGCTGGAAAGTGGCGAACATATGCCAGATAAGACTAAGTTTTTGCAAGAGTGCTACCGGGTGTTAAAGCCTGGTGGGACTTTGATTATGGTGACTTGGTGTCATCGACCAATTGATAGAAAACCACTAAATGCAGACGAACAGAAGCATTTAGATGATATTTATCGCGTTTATTGTTTACCTTACGTGCTTTCGTTGCCAGAGTATGAAGCGATCGCACGTCAACTACCATTAAACAACATCCGCACCGCCGATTGGTCAACCGCTGTCGCTCCATTTTGGAATATGGTAATTGATTCAGCATTCACCCCTCAAGCAGTGTTTGGGTTACTGGTTTCTGGTTGGAGTACAATTCAAGGGGCGCTTTCTTTGGGTCTAATGCGTCGGGGTTATGAACGGGGGTTAATTCGGTTTGGATTATTATGCGGTCATAAATGA
- a CDS encoding homogentisate phytyltransferase, whose amino-acid sequence MNQFYKQNSPISSVNWLYAFWKFSRPHTIIGTSLSVLGLYLITLGVTSTNFSNPHLGQILGTWIACISGNIYIVGLNQLEDVDIDKINKPHLPIASGEFTKEQGKLIVIVTGILALITAWLNGPYLLGMVAISLAIGTAYSLPPIRLKQFPFWAALCIFSVRGTIVNLGLFLHFNWLLQKSQSIPGAVWALTVFILVFTFAIAIFKDIPDMEGDKLYNITTFTLQLGQQAVFNLALWVLTVCYVGMIMVAVLGIAEVNAIFIFITHIVALIVMWWQSRKVDLQDKSAIASFYQFIWKLFFIEYLIFPFACILA is encoded by the coding sequence ATGAATCAGTTTTATAAACAGAATTCTCCGATTTCTTCGGTAAACTGGCTTTATGCCTTTTGGAAATTTTCCCGACCACACACAATTATCGGCACAAGTTTAAGTGTATTGGGGTTATATTTAATTACCCTTGGTGTCACTTCCACAAACTTTTCCAATCCTCATCTGGGTCAAATTTTAGGAACTTGGATTGCTTGTATATCTGGAAATATATATATAGTTGGTTTAAACCAATTAGAAGATGTTGATATTGACAAAATTAATAAACCTCATTTACCCATAGCATCAGGTGAATTTACTAAAGAACAAGGTAAATTAATTGTCATTGTTACCGGAATTTTAGCACTGATTACCGCTTGGTTAAATGGCCCTTATTTATTGGGAATGGTGGCGATTAGTTTGGCAATTGGTACAGCTTATTCTTTACCGCCAATTCGTTTAAAACAGTTTCCCTTTTGGGCTGCATTGTGTATCTTTTCTGTTAGGGGGACAATTGTTAACTTAGGACTATTTTTGCATTTTAATTGGTTATTGCAAAAAAGCCAAAGTATTCCAGGTGCTGTATGGGCGCTAACTGTGTTTATATTGGTATTTACATTTGCGATCGCCATTTTTAAAGATATCCCTGATATGGAAGGCGATAAACTTTACAACATTACTACATTTACCCTGCAACTGGGACAACAAGCAGTATTCAATCTTGCCCTTTGGGTATTAACTGTTTGCTATGTAGGAATGATTATGGTTGCTGTATTAGGTATAGCCGAAGTTAATGCCATATTTATATTTATCACCCATATAGTAGCCTTAATTGTCATGTGGTGGCAGAGTAGAAAAGTAGACTTGCAAGATAAAAGTGCGATCGCAAGTTTTTATCAGTTTATCTGGAAACTGTTTTTCATCGAATATCTAATTTTCCCTTTTGCGTGTATTTTGGCTTAA